One Nocardiopsis gilva YIM 90087 genomic window, TGCCCGAGCTCGATCCCGACGACCCCGAACTGCTGGGCCTCTCCCGCGTCCTCGGCAGGCCCCAACAGCTCGGACATGAGTCGGCGATACCGCTCCTCGAACACATGGAGCGGCATGGTGAGCCCCGGGAACAGCACGCTCCCGAGCGGAAACAGCGGTAGCCGGTCAGGCATTGAACAAGTATGCCCGACCGGCCCTGGCGCCTGTCGTCCGCGTCCGCCCGTCAGGTCAGGGCCGGACCCGCGGTGCTCGGAGCGTCCGCGCCATCGCCGCTCTCGTCGGGCATGTCACGGGCGACGAACGCCTCGACGTCGAAGAGGTTCCCGGCGCTGCGGTCGACGACGGCCAGCAGCGTCGACATCTTGGCGACCTCCTCCGTCTGCTCCTGGAGGAACCACTGGAGGAACTGCTCGCCGGTGTAGTCGTTCTCGTCGCGCGCGACCTTCATCAGCATGTGGAACTGGTCGGTCACCTCGCGCTCCTGGCGCAGCGCCAGGGCGACAAGGTCGCGCGGCGTGTCGAAATCGTTCTGGATTTCGTCGACCCGCGGGATCGAAACCGAAACGTCACTGTCGACCAGGAAGCGCACGATCATCATCGCGTGGTCGCGCTCTTCCAGCGACTGGTGGTAAAACACGCGGGCCAGCTGCGGAAGGTCGCGGGCGTCGAACCACGCGGCCAGCGCGATGTACTGGTGCGAGGCCGTGAACTCATGACGCACCTGGTCAATGAGGAGGCGGTGGAACTTGGAAAGGCCGTGGTCGGCGCTCTTTGTCGTGGAAGCCATGCTTCAACAATAACGCGAAACAATGGCCGAGTCGAACATTCGAAAGGTAACGTCGAGCACTGAGGCAAGCCTTTCAGAATGGAAATTAGGTTAGGTGTTCCAAAGTTAGGCGACACTTATTCGTGGCGTTTATGGTGAGGCTTCCCTAAAACGGGACCGACAGGGCGGAGTCGGGGGACAGCGGGCGAGGCGGGGCGCACCGCGCGTCCGCGCGCGGTCCGGTCCGGCCGCGACCGGTGCGACGCGTGCCGCCCGTAGGAGCAGGTGAGGCGCCCGACCCCTAGAATGAAGGGGTGATCTCCCGAATCGACCTCCGAGGAACCCCTGGCGACCCGCGTGACCTGCTGCCGCGCGCCGAGCTCGACATCGAGGCCGCGACCGAGAAGGTCCGCCCGATCTGCGACGACGTCCGCCATCGGGCGTCGAGGCGCTGATCGAGCTCACCGAGCGTTTCGACGGTGTCCGCCTCGACGACATCCGCGTCCCCGGACGGCCATCGATTCGGCTCTCGCGGAGCTCGACCCGGCCGTGCGCACGGGCCTGGAGAAGTCCATCCAGCGTGCCCGCAAGGTCCACGCCGACCAGCGCCGCACCGACACCGTCACACAGGTCGTCCCCGGCGGCACCGTCACCGAGCGGTGGGTGCCCGTCGGCCGCGTGGGCCTTTACGTCCCCGGCGGCCGCGCCGTCTACCCCTCCAGCGTCGTGATGAACGTGGTGCCCGCCCAGGAGGCCGGGGTCAGCTCGCTCGCCGTGGCCTCCCCGCCCCAGGCCGACTTCGGCGGCCTGCCGCACCCCACGGTCCTGGCCGCCTGCGCCCTCCTCGGCATCGACGAGGTCTACGCTGTCGGCGGCGCCCAGGCCGTCGCCATGTTCGCCTTCGGCGCGGGCGAGTGCGCGCGCGCCGACATGGTCACCGGGCCGGGCAACATCTGGGTGGCCGCCGCCAAGCGCCTGCTCAAGGGCGTCATCGGCATCGACGCCGAGGCCGGCCCCACCGAGATCGCCATCCTCGCCGACGACACCGCCGACCCCGGCTACGTCGCCGCCGACCTCATCAGCCAGGCCGAGCACGACGTCATCGCGGCCTCCGTGCTGGTCACCCCGTCCCCCGAACTCGCCGACAGGGTCGAGGCCGAGCTGGCCGAACGCGTCCCCGCCACCAAGCACAGCGAGCGCGTCGCCGAGGCCCTGGGGGGCCGCCAGTCGGGCATCGTGCTGGTCGACGACCT contains:
- a CDS encoding ferritin, which translates into the protein MASTTKSADHGLSKFHRLLIDQVRHEFTASHQYIALAAWFDARDLPQLARVFYHQSLEERDHAMMIVRFLVDSDVSVSIPRVDEIQNDFDTPRDLVALALRQEREVTDQFHMLMKVARDENDYTGEQFLQWFLQEQTEEVAKMSTLLAVVDRSAGNLFDVEAFVARDMPDESGDGADAPSTAGPALT